The following coding sequences lie in one Leptospira inadai serovar Lyme str. 10 genomic window:
- a CDS encoding GMC oxidoreductase — protein MYEALIIGSGFGGAVIGCRLSKKWGKKVLILERGKRYPKGSFPRSPHAMSRNFWNVPEDPNPFRARQFRNLNETGLFDIRNYPNMDVVLSAGLGGGSLIYANVFLEPPEDIFDERWPIESKKKDLVPYYKVVKEVLGSRPIPQNGDPARKIVRTELYQRFAREGGRDSKLANINVFFGNDFKKPLEVGLQEKNKYGAVQTSCTYCAECDIGCNTHSKNTLDLNYLFVAENKYKAEIRTEHLVVKIVPLGKNKTEDSKSTGENGYRVHYIDLKTGKSLYSDTNRVILSAGTLGTTELLLKCKEEFKTLPAISGRLGKRFSGNGDFLSFVIKGKEPTDPNYGPVITQYTDYNLFKDYDSKHAFVLEDASYPVFASYFMEGAIPWFLRIGFFLRVIGEVFARFFTGKIFGRIGFLLSEMFNNNLSYSSAVLLCMGIDRADGEMYLDKKRKSLQVKWPQKNSMPLYESIQKVTKDFAEFTKAESHLPLPTWSWPIRNNVTVHPLGGCVIATSESEGVCSSDPKNFGQVFRYQGLYVSDGSLIPTAVGANPSMTIAALSERVAEGITGSKSTSRL, from the coding sequence TTGTACGAAGCGCTAATCATCGGTTCTGGGTTTGGAGGAGCCGTTATCGGATGCAGGCTTTCAAAAAAATGGGGCAAGAAAGTTTTAATACTAGAGAGGGGAAAACGGTATCCGAAGGGATCCTTCCCGCGATCTCCGCATGCCATGTCGAGAAATTTTTGGAATGTTCCCGAAGACCCGAATCCTTTCCGCGCTCGGCAATTTCGAAATCTAAATGAAACAGGGCTGTTCGATATCCGTAATTATCCGAATATGGATGTCGTGCTTTCGGCTGGACTAGGGGGCGGGTCCCTAATTTACGCGAACGTATTTTTAGAACCTCCGGAAGATATTTTCGACGAACGTTGGCCTATCGAAAGTAAAAAGAAGGATTTGGTTCCTTATTATAAGGTTGTCAAGGAAGTGTTAGGGTCTAGACCGATTCCACAAAACGGTGACCCGGCGCGTAAAATCGTTCGAACGGAGCTCTATCAAAGATTCGCGAGAGAGGGGGGTCGTGATTCTAAATTAGCAAATATTAATGTCTTTTTTGGAAACGATTTTAAGAAACCTTTAGAGGTCGGTCTCCAGGAAAAAAATAAATACGGAGCTGTGCAGACCTCCTGTACATATTGCGCCGAATGCGATATCGGTTGCAATACGCATTCTAAAAACACGTTAGATTTGAATTATCTGTTTGTTGCGGAGAACAAATATAAAGCGGAGATTCGGACGGAGCATTTAGTCGTTAAAATCGTTCCTCTAGGAAAGAATAAGACGGAAGATTCTAAATCGACGGGAGAGAACGGTTACAGAGTACATTATATAGATTTGAAGACCGGTAAGTCTCTTTATTCGGATACGAATCGTGTGATTCTTTCGGCCGGAACTTTAGGAACGACCGAACTGCTATTGAAGTGTAAGGAAGAATTTAAAACTCTACCGGCAATCTCTGGTCGGTTGGGAAAGAGATTCTCCGGCAATGGAGATTTTCTTTCGTTTGTTATAAAAGGAAAAGAACCGACCGATCCGAATTACGGCCCGGTCATTACGCAATATACCGATTATAATTTGTTCAAGGATTACGATTCAAAACATGCATTCGTATTAGAAGACGCTAGCTATCCTGTATTCGCCTCCTACTTCATGGAGGGAGCCATTCCATGGTTTTTAAGAATCGGTTTTTTTCTCAGAGTGATCGGAGAAGTTTTCGCGCGTTTTTTTACCGGAAAAATTTTCGGTCGGATCGGGTTTCTTCTAAGCGAAATGTTCAACAACAATCTCTCATACTCCTCCGCAGTGTTACTATGTATGGGGATCGATCGTGCCGACGGTGAGATGTACTTGGACAAAAAGAGAAAATCCTTGCAAGTGAAGTGGCCCCAAAAGAATAGTATGCCGCTTTACGAATCCATTCAGAAAGTGACGAAGGATTTTGCGGAATTTACCAAGGCTGAATCGCATTTGCCTTTGCCGACTTGGTCCTGGCCGATTAGAAATAACGTAACGGTTCATCCCTTAGGTGGATGCGTTATAGCAACCAGCGAATCGGAAGGGGTTTGTTCTTCCGATCCTAAAAATTTCGGACAAGTTTTTCGTTATCAAGGTCTTTACGTTTCCGACGGCAGCTTGATTCCGACGGCAGTGGGAGCGAACCCGTCGATGACAATTGCCGCGTTGTCGGAGCGAGTTGCCGAAGGGATTACCGGATCTAAATCGACGTCCAGGCTTTAA
- a CDS encoding sterol desaturase family protein codes for MRFTCELSWDCVGGFALYQLMMNFVRYYPIAGIAFLVFWVWKKGYFQRFRIQPAFPKKERLVFEIKQSAVTLFIFCAISVTVFTLSRLGYLQKKVYYDFSLYGGWFYAIFTYIVITIWHETWFYWMHRLVHLRSIYPYVHSVHHKSVNPSPLAAYNFHWAEAFLEGVYIVPIICFLPVYFYVVLFHTFYAMIMNIWWHLGYELFPKGWASHPILKWINTSSHHNMHHQKFHGNYSLYFNFWDRIMGTNFPDYESYYESVIRKRNDADESESPLKISTVRGIT; via the coding sequence ATGAGGTTTACTTGTGAGTTGAGCTGGGATTGCGTAGGGGGATTTGCGCTTTATCAGCTGATGATGAATTTTGTTCGCTATTATCCGATTGCAGGTATAGCTTTCCTAGTATTCTGGGTTTGGAAGAAAGGTTATTTTCAACGTTTTCGTATTCAGCCCGCTTTCCCTAAAAAAGAACGCCTTGTCTTCGAGATAAAGCAATCGGCGGTGACTCTTTTCATATTTTGTGCGATTTCAGTGACGGTCTTTACTCTTTCTCGACTCGGTTATCTTCAGAAAAAAGTATATTACGATTTCTCGTTGTATGGAGGATGGTTTTACGCGATTTTCACGTACATAGTCATTACGATATGGCACGAGACTTGGTTTTATTGGATGCATAGATTGGTTCATCTAAGATCAATTTATCCGTATGTACACTCAGTTCATCATAAATCCGTAAACCCTTCCCCTTTGGCCGCGTATAATTTTCATTGGGCGGAAGCGTTCTTAGAAGGAGTTTATATCGTTCCGATCATATGCTTTTTGCCCGTGTACTTTTACGTGGTTTTATTCCATACGTTTTATGCGATGATCATGAACATTTGGTGGCATCTGGGCTACGAACTTTTTCCGAAAGGCTGGGCAAGTCATCCGATTCTAAAATGGATCAATACATCCTCGCATCATAACATGCATCACCAAAAATTTCACGGCAATTATAGCTTGTATTTTAATTTTTGGGATAGAATCATGGGAACGAATTTTCCCGACTATGAATCCTATTACGAGTCCGTGATTCGAAAAAGGAATGATGCCGACGAATCGGAATCTCCTCTGAAAATTTCGACGGTAAGAGGAATTACCTAA
- the tnpA gene encoding IS66 family insertion sequence element accessory protein TnpA, protein MNRTNVDWQQEFEEFSKSGFSQPQYCKKKGLKYSAFRYHWKRRAKIQQKEESFVEVPQSVSNSISSVGSEFLTLKIDSSGKASLQVNLQFSLGQWS, encoded by the coding sequence ATGAACAGAACAAATGTAGATTGGCAGCAAGAGTTTGAGGAATTTTCAAAAAGCGGATTTTCGCAACCGCAATACTGCAAAAAGAAAGGACTAAAATACTCGGCCTTTCGTTACCACTGGAAGAGGCGGGCTAAGATTCAGCAAAAAGAAGAGAGCTTTGTAGAAGTACCTCAATCGGTTTCAAACAGCATTTCGTCGGTAGGGTCTGAATTTTTGACCCTAAAAATAGATTCGTCCGGCAAGGCTTCGCTACAAGTAAACCTTCAGTTTAGTTTGGGACAATGGAGCTAA
- the tnpB gene encoding IS66 family insertion sequence element accessory protein TnpB (TnpB, as the term is used for proteins encoded by IS66 family insertion elements, is considered an accessory protein, since TnpC, encoded by a neighboring gene, is a DDE family transposase.) has protein sequence MYLRPGVTDLRKSINTLAIIVEGRMKKDLYSESVFLFCNRKKDKLKMLYWDKSGFCLWQKRLEESKFPWPNSEEEVRKIPVERFHWLLNGIDFFKEHRKLKYKKVS, from the coding sequence GTGTATTTACGACCTGGAGTCACCGACTTAAGGAAATCGATTAATACGCTTGCCATCATCGTAGAAGGCAGAATGAAGAAGGACTTGTATTCGGAGAGTGTATTTCTATTCTGCAATCGCAAGAAAGACAAACTGAAAATGCTCTACTGGGACAAGAGCGGGTTTTGTCTTTGGCAGAAAAGATTAGAGGAGAGTAAATTTCCTTGGCCGAACTCGGAGGAAGAAGTTCGAAAGATCCCGGTAGAAAGATTTCATTGGCTTTTAAACGGGATCGATTTCTTTAAAGAGCATAGGAAACTAAAATATAAGAAAGTGAGCTGA
- the tnpC gene encoding IS66 family transposase, whose product MSLDINELPNDVEELKKIIIFQNNKYSEELRLQRQREAEHLDQIERLKIQLFGRRTEKWSQIEIDQGLLFNEIENSLKEDSPDPEEDSLFTPVKGHTRKKTGRKPFPDYFPRIEILHDIPEIDKTCSCGHELTRIGEEKSEKLDLIPAKIQVEVHIRPKYACKHCEGTSDENQPVVKIAPVPNQIAEKSMLSSNFLAYTLTQKFADALPFYRQAGILQRSGVDISRTTLSNTAIQVYEKLSPMIEDIRKELFKSKYLQIDETVLQVLNEPERSNTTKSYMWVIRGFIREKPVVLYHYEPSRSAKFLEEWISNFEGIIQTDGFESYDSLLKVKSKILHAGCWNHARRRFFEILKIDPKNAQAEWIVKEIGKLYAIESKAREASLSSEEHLKRRQSESKPVVDEIRSWMNKRIIEVAPKSSMGKALGYLAGQWEKLLIFLDHPELQLDTNLVENDIRPFVIGRKNWLFSGCPEGATASAGFYSLVQIAKLAGVDPYAYLRDLFKSWESEPRSLSCQDLPQLAIPVLD is encoded by the coding sequence GTGTCCTTAGATATAAACGAACTGCCGAATGATGTAGAAGAACTAAAGAAAATTATTATATTCCAAAATAATAAGTACTCTGAAGAATTGCGACTCCAAAGGCAGAGAGAAGCCGAGCATCTCGACCAAATTGAGCGCTTAAAGATCCAACTATTCGGAAGAAGGACGGAGAAATGGAGCCAAATCGAGATAGACCAAGGACTTCTTTTTAACGAAATAGAAAATTCTCTAAAAGAAGATTCGCCTGATCCGGAGGAAGACAGTCTTTTTACTCCAGTCAAGGGCCATACGAGAAAGAAGACTGGAAGAAAACCATTTCCTGACTACTTTCCCCGAATTGAAATCTTGCACGATATTCCCGAAATCGACAAAACCTGTTCTTGCGGGCATGAGCTGACTCGAATCGGAGAGGAGAAGTCCGAGAAGCTGGATCTAATCCCGGCAAAAATCCAAGTCGAAGTCCACATTCGCCCTAAGTATGCGTGCAAGCATTGTGAAGGGACTTCCGATGAAAATCAACCTGTCGTTAAAATAGCACCAGTTCCCAATCAAATCGCCGAAAAGAGTATGCTTTCATCGAACTTTTTAGCTTACACACTTACTCAAAAGTTCGCAGATGCTCTTCCCTTTTACAGACAAGCTGGAATTCTTCAAAGATCGGGAGTCGATATTTCAAGAACAACTTTATCGAATACTGCGATCCAAGTATATGAAAAGCTTTCTCCAATGATTGAGGATATAAGAAAAGAGCTTTTCAAATCGAAGTATTTACAGATAGATGAGACGGTTCTCCAAGTGTTAAACGAACCGGAAAGGTCGAATACAACCAAATCCTATATGTGGGTGATTCGGGGATTTATCCGAGAAAAACCGGTAGTATTATATCATTATGAACCGAGTCGGAGTGCTAAATTTTTAGAGGAATGGATTTCCAACTTCGAAGGGATTATCCAAACAGACGGTTTTGAATCTTACGATTCTTTATTGAAAGTAAAATCAAAGATTCTTCATGCAGGATGCTGGAATCATGCTCGAAGGAGATTCTTTGAAATTTTAAAAATAGATCCTAAGAACGCTCAAGCAGAATGGATCGTAAAGGAAATCGGTAAGCTCTATGCAATCGAGTCGAAGGCCAGAGAAGCAAGTTTAAGTTCCGAAGAACATTTAAAACGGAGACAATCTGAATCCAAGCCGGTCGTTGATGAGATCCGTTCCTGGATGAATAAACGAATTATAGAAGTCGCTCCGAAATCTTCGATGGGTAAAGCCCTTGGTTATCTCGCTGGCCAATGGGAAAAATTGCTCATCTTTTTGGACCATCCGGAATTGCAATTGGATACAAATCTGGTCGAGAATGATATTCGTCCTTTTGTGATCGGAAGAAAAAATTGGCTCTTCTCTGGCTGCCCGGAAGGAGCGACTGCAAGTGCAGGATTTTATTCTTTAGTTCAAATTGCAAAGCTCGCGGGAGTCGATCCTTATGCGTATTTGCGGGATCTATTTAAGTCATGGGAAAGCGAGCCGAGGAGTCTTTCTTGTCAGGATCTGCCGCAACTCGCTATACCTGTGCTTGATTAG
- the rpsG gene encoding 30S ribosomal protein S7: MSRRRGKVEPRKIQPDSVYGDAHIAKFINCLMVDGKKSVAERLFYDALELIQKKTGNDPYVTFKEALENVKPQVEVKSRRVGGVTYQVPIEVRPERRLALGIRWLIRYSRDRNEKGMANKLAAEFIEAQKGTGSAIKKKEDIRKMADANKAFSHYRW; this comes from the coding sequence ATGTCCAGAAGAAGAGGAAAAGTCGAGCCCCGCAAAATTCAGCCGGATTCGGTTTATGGCGACGCTCATATCGCAAAATTCATCAACTGTCTTATGGTAGACGGAAAGAAATCCGTAGCAGAGAGGCTATTTTACGATGCACTCGAGTTGATCCAGAAGAAGACCGGAAATGATCCGTATGTAACCTTCAAAGAAGCTCTCGAAAACGTAAAACCGCAAGTGGAAGTAAAATCACGCCGCGTGGGTGGTGTTACGTATCAAGTTCCTATCGAAGTTCGCCCGGAGCGTCGTTTAGCCTTGGGAATTCGCTGGCTCATTCGTTATTCCAGAGACCGGAACGAAAAAGGAATGGCGAATAAACTAGCTGCGGAATTCATCGAGGCTCAAAAAGGCACAGGTTCTGCCATCAAGAAGAAGGAAGATATCCGCAAAATGGCGGACGCAAACAAGGCGTTCAGCCACTACCGCTGGTAA
- the rpsL gene encoding 30S ribosomal protein S12 has protein sequence MPTISQLIRHGRKKQKNKSKSPALKSSPQRRGVCTRVTTFTPKKPNSAMRKVARVRLTTGIEVTAYIPGEGHNLQEHNVVLIRGGRVKDLPGVRYHIIRGTLDTLGIDKRRKSRSKYGTKKPKA, from the coding sequence ATGCCTACAATTAGCCAACTTATACGCCACGGCAGGAAGAAACAGAAGAACAAATCTAAATCTCCTGCTCTTAAGAGTAGCCCCCAACGTAGGGGAGTTTGCACAAGGGTGACCACGTTCACTCCTAAAAAACCGAACTCCGCTATGCGAAAAGTAGCAAGGGTGCGTCTTACCACCGGAATCGAAGTAACCGCTTACATTCCTGGCGAGGGACATAACTTGCAGGAACACAACGTTGTTCTGATCCGCGGTGGAAGGGTCAAAGACTTACCAGGGGTTCGTTATCATATTATCCGCGGTACCTTGGACACGCTCGGTATTGATAAGCGTCGTAAAAGCCGTTCCAAGTACGGAACGAAAAAACCTAAGGCGTAA
- the rpoC gene encoding DNA-directed RNA polymerase subunit beta', with translation MRSNNDFESITIRLASPERIKEWSYGEVKKPETINYRTLKPERDGLFCEKIFGTTKDWECYCGKFKSIRYKGVVCDKCGVEVTHSKVRRERMGHIELAAPVSHIWYYRSVPSRMGLLLDMTINQLKSVLYFEKYVIIDPADTGRNRGELIDEEEYHAYLDEYGDKFVAGIGADAIKELLSRIDVDAEARIIRQKIQEKEKITDKRILKRLEVLEAFRDSGNRPEWMVLDVVPVIPPELRPMVQLEGGRFATSDLNDLYRRVINRNNRLKRLLALKAPEIIVRNEKRMLQEAVDALFDNSRRKRTVKGKGNRPLKSISDMLKGKQGRFRQNLLGKRVDYSGRSVIVVGPELKYHEMGLPKKMALELFKPFIMKRLVDLDLAPNIKSAKKKVEAEEKEVFDVLETVVKEHPVMLNRAPTLHRLGIQAFLPILVEGKAIKLHPLVCHAFNADFDGDQMAIHVPLTPKAQLEVWMLMLSPHNILNPANGHPICGPTQDIVLGIYYLTSELPSEAGVPLKSFANLEEVTYAIDRGVIEYRTKISVLHQGKILETTPGRLIFNTVLPEGYPYVNRALSDKETNRIIAEVYEKYGPAQTVLMLDDIKKLGYRYATIFSPTISIEDIRVSPGKVTLVGDANKEVERADGEYRKGIITNEERKKKVIEIWTKTNDLITDSMFKELEKDKGGYNPVFIMAASGARGSKQQIRQLAGMRGLMAKPSGEIIELAIRSNFREGLSVLEFFISTHGARKGLADTALKTADAGYLTRRLVDISQDVIVAEDDCQTEECITLGTVKEGENVIVSLSDRVFGRYTAEDIVDPVSEDIVYPKSTLITREVGQKLENLGYEKIKVRSPLTCEARWGICIKCYGMDMARLTPAEIGEAVGTIAAQSIGQPGTQLTMRTFHIGGAASAKVQEKEHKVGYRAIVNAINGRTLSTTDRGIIFTRRGSIVVQRLIQQFKASDLTNLRVEDGQKVDKGELVATLASGENVTSDAPGTIKIENGLFRILGEEAVVPVKTGTTLNVKSTDITEANQALAEFDPYNEIGVTEIEGTAQWVDLEVGKNVRRDEDVKTSNVNYKVIEQRRDKLVPRVVVSSGGTREEYLVPVDAILSVQNGDKVKAGDILFKIPTVAEKTRDITGGLPRVDELFEARRPKDATTLAEMDGKIEDNGEIVKEKRVLYIVPDSEDLDKVKVTIPIGKQLRVRHGDFVKRGDQMDDGNLDPHDILRVKGVTALQVYLVQEVQEVYRLQGVHINDKHIEVVVRQMMRKVLITDSGDTSFVNQQQVDRFMFVEENRRVIAEGGSPAQSVPILLGLTKASLNTESFFSAASFQETTKVLTDAAIKGKTDNLAGLKENVIIGHMIPAGTGMRKYRDVAVFKETYGDLDQPIEVEEEEIPPVIPEDTEN, from the coding sequence ATGAGATCCAATAACGACTTCGAATCAATTACAATCAGACTGGCTTCTCCCGAACGGATCAAAGAATGGTCCTACGGCGAAGTTAAAAAACCGGAAACCATCAACTATCGTACTCTGAAACCGGAAAGAGACGGACTCTTTTGCGAAAAGATTTTCGGAACCACCAAGGATTGGGAATGCTATTGCGGTAAGTTCAAATCCATTCGCTATAAAGGCGTGGTTTGCGACAAATGCGGAGTCGAGGTAACCCACTCCAAAGTTCGTCGCGAGCGCATGGGTCATATAGAACTTGCGGCGCCTGTTTCTCATATCTGGTACTATCGTTCGGTGCCGTCTCGTATGGGACTCTTACTGGATATGACGATCAACCAGCTCAAGAGTGTTCTCTACTTCGAAAAGTATGTGATCATCGATCCGGCCGACACGGGTAGAAATCGCGGGGAGCTCATCGACGAGGAAGAATACCACGCGTATTTGGACGAGTACGGCGACAAATTCGTGGCCGGAATCGGCGCGGACGCGATTAAGGAGCTCCTGTCTCGTATCGACGTGGATGCGGAAGCGCGTATCATTCGTCAAAAGATCCAAGAGAAGGAAAAAATCACAGATAAGAGAATTCTAAAACGCCTGGAAGTCTTGGAAGCGTTCCGGGATTCCGGTAACCGTCCCGAGTGGATGGTATTGGATGTTGTTCCGGTCATTCCTCCGGAACTTCGCCCGATGGTGCAATTGGAAGGCGGGCGCTTCGCGACTTCCGACTTAAACGACCTTTATCGTCGTGTAATCAATAGGAATAACCGACTTAAGCGTCTTCTCGCTTTGAAGGCTCCGGAAATCATCGTTCGTAACGAGAAGCGTATGTTGCAGGAAGCTGTGGACGCTCTCTTTGATAATAGCCGTCGCAAACGCACGGTAAAAGGAAAAGGAAATCGTCCTCTCAAATCCATTTCGGATATGTTGAAAGGAAAGCAAGGGCGTTTCCGCCAAAACCTTCTCGGTAAACGCGTGGACTATTCGGGACGTTCCGTAATCGTAGTCGGCCCGGAACTGAAATACCACGAGATGGGCCTTCCTAAGAAAATGGCTCTCGAACTCTTCAAGCCTTTTATTATGAAGCGACTCGTGGATCTCGACTTGGCTCCGAACATCAAGTCGGCTAAGAAAAAAGTCGAAGCCGAAGAGAAGGAAGTTTTCGACGTTCTCGAGACCGTCGTAAAAGAGCACCCGGTCATGTTGAACCGTGCTCCGACTCTTCACCGTCTCGGGATCCAAGCTTTCTTACCGATCTTAGTGGAAGGAAAAGCGATCAAATTGCACCCTCTCGTGTGTCATGCGTTCAACGCCGACTTCGACGGGGACCAAATGGCGATCCACGTCCCTCTGACTCCGAAGGCCCAGTTGGAAGTGTGGATGCTCATGCTTTCCCCCCATAATATTCTGAACCCCGCTAACGGGCACCCGATTTGCGGACCGACTCAGGATATCGTATTAGGAATTTATTATCTAACTTCCGAACTTCCTTCCGAAGCGGGAGTTCCTCTCAAGTCCTTTGCGAACTTGGAAGAGGTGACTTACGCGATTGATCGGGGTGTGATCGAATATAGAACGAAAATCTCGGTCCTTCACCAAGGAAAAATTCTGGAGACCACTCCGGGAAGATTGATCTTCAATACGGTTCTTCCGGAAGGATATCCTTACGTGAACCGTGCTCTCTCCGATAAGGAGACGAACAGGATTATCGCCGAAGTGTACGAGAAATACGGTCCGGCACAAACCGTTCTCATGTTGGATGATATTAAGAAATTAGGATATCGTTACGCTACGATCTTCAGTCCGACTATTTCCATCGAGGATATCCGCGTATCTCCCGGCAAGGTTACTCTAGTCGGCGACGCCAATAAGGAAGTCGAACGTGCCGACGGTGAATACCGCAAAGGTATCATCACCAACGAAGAACGTAAGAAAAAAGTGATCGAGATCTGGACCAAAACCAACGATCTCATCACCGATTCCATGTTCAAAGAACTGGAGAAGGATAAAGGCGGATACAATCCCGTATTCATCATGGCTGCGTCTGGCGCCCGCGGATCCAAACAACAGATCCGTCAGTTGGCTGGAATGCGCGGTTTGATGGCGAAACCTTCCGGAGAAATCATCGAACTCGCGATTCGTTCCAACTTCCGGGAAGGTTTGAGCGTTCTCGAATTCTTCATTTCCACTCACGGTGCCCGTAAGGGACTCGCGGATACGGCTTTGAAAACCGCCGACGCCGGTTACCTGACTCGTCGTCTGGTGGATATTTCCCAAGACGTGATCGTCGCGGAAGACGATTGTCAAACCGAAGAATGCATTACGTTAGGAACGGTAAAGGAAGGGGAGAACGTAATCGTTTCCCTCAGTGATCGCGTCTTCGGCCGCTATACCGCCGAGGATATCGTAGATCCTGTTTCCGAGGACATCGTTTATCCGAAAAGTACCCTGATTACGAGAGAAGTCGGTCAGAAATTGGAAAACCTAGGTTATGAAAAAATCAAGGTTCGTTCTCCTCTGACTTGCGAAGCTCGATGGGGAATCTGCATTAAATGTTACGGCATGGACATGGCTCGTTTGACTCCGGCGGAAATCGGAGAGGCGGTCGGAACCATCGCCGCTCAATCCATCGGCCAACCGGGAACTCAGCTTACGATGCGGACCTTCCACATCGGTGGAGCCGCTTCCGCTAAGGTTCAGGAGAAGGAACATAAGGTCGGATATCGTGCGATCGTAAACGCGATCAACGGACGGACTCTATCCACGACGGATCGGGGAATTATCTTCACTCGCCGCGGATCCATCGTGGTTCAAAGGCTGATCCAGCAGTTCAAAGCTTCCGATCTGACCAACCTCAGAGTGGAAGACGGACAAAAAGTGGATAAGGGTGAGTTGGTCGCAACTCTCGCCTCCGGAGAAAACGTCACTTCGGACGCACCCGGTACGATCAAAATCGAGAACGGTTTATTCAGAATTCTCGGTGAAGAAGCCGTCGTTCCAGTGAAGACCGGAACAACTCTGAACGTTAAGTCGACCGATATCACGGAAGCGAATCAGGCTCTGGCCGAGTTCGACCCGTACAACGAGATCGGAGTAACCGAAATCGAAGGAACCGCTCAATGGGTGGATCTGGAAGTAGGTAAGAACGTTCGCCGGGACGAAGACGTTAAAACTTCTAACGTAAATTATAAAGTGATCGAACAGCGTAGGGACAAGCTGGTTCCTCGTGTAGTCGTTTCATCCGGAGGAACCCGCGAAGAATATCTTGTCCCTGTGGACGCGATTCTTTCCGTGCAAAACGGAGACAAGGTCAAGGCAGGAGATATTCTATTCAAGATTCCTACCGTTGCCGAAAAAACCCGGGATATCACCGGTGGTCTTCCTCGCGTGGACGAACTCTTCGAAGCACGTCGTCCGAAAGACGCGACCACTCTCGCGGAAATGGACGGTAAGATCGAAGATAACGGAGAAATCGTAAAAGAGAAACGGGTTCTCTATATCGTGCCTGACAGTGAAGATTTAGATAAAGTTAAAGTAACGATTCCGATCGGTAAACAACTTCGTGTTCGTCACGGTGACTTCGTAAAACGCGGAGATCAGATGGATGACGGGAACCTGGATCCCCATGATATTCTTCGAGTTAAGGGAGTTACCGCTCTTCAAGTGTATCTGGTGCAGGAAGTTCAGGAAGTCTACCGCCTCCAAGGTGTGCATATCAACGATAAGCACATCGAAGTCGTAGTTCGTCAGATGATGCGCAAGGTCTTGATTACGGATTCCGGGGACACCTCTTTCGTGAATCAACAACAAGTGGATCGCTTTATGTTTGTGGAAGAAAACAGACGAGTCATTGCGGAAGGCGGCTCTCCCGCGCAATCGGTTCCGATTCTTCTGGGTTTAACGAAGGCATCCTTGAATACCGAATCGTTCTTCTCTGCGGCGTCTTTCCAAGAGACTACCAAAGTTTTGACGGACGCTGCGATCAAAGGAAAGACGGACAACCTGGCGGGACTTAAGGAAAATGTGATCATAGGTCATATGATTCCTGCAGGAACCGGAATGAGAAAATATCGCGATGTTGCGGTATTCAAAGAAACGTATGGAGACCTGGATCAACCGATAGAAGTGGAAGAGGAAGAGATTCCCCCAGTAATACCGGAAGATACGGAGAACTAA